Proteins from a single region of Punica granatum isolate Tunisia-2019 chromosome 8, ASM765513v2, whole genome shotgun sequence:
- the LOC116187225 gene encoding photosynthetic NDH subunit of subcomplex B 3, chloroplastic, producing the protein MASLRYTALSVPQHEFPSKYGSCRKPITLMPRKTPPSPAASSSFPISAASTDASPAAPDKPVIKLEFIGPKPGPDGSYPLDKAEAISGEKLLRNIMLDDKIELYAAYGKVMNCGGGGSCGTCIVEIVDGKDLLNERTNTELRYLKKKPESWRLACQTIVGNKQNSGKVVVQRLPQRKK; encoded by the exons atggCGTCGCTGAGATACACAGCGCTGTCTGTTCCACAGCATGAGTTTCCATCCAAGTACGGAAGTTGCAGAAAGCCCATCACGCTTATGCCTAGGAAGACACCCCCTTCGCCTGCTGCTTCATCATCCTTCCCCATCTCCGCAGCCTCAACCGATGCCTCGCCGGCCGCCCCGGATAAGCCCGTCATCAAGCTCGAGTTCATCGgg CCGAAACCGGGGCCGGATGGGTCGTACCCCTTGGATAAGGCGGAGGCGATAAGTGGGGAGAAGCTGCTTCGGAACATCATGCTGGACGATAAGATTGAGCTCTATGCTGCCTAT GGGAAAGTGATGAATTGTGGAGGTGGTGGGAGCTGCGGGACTTGCATTGTGGAG ATTGTTGACGGGAAAGATCTGCTAAATGAGAGAACTAACACCGAACTCCGATACTTGAAGAAA AAACCCGAATCATGGAGACTCGCTTGTCAAACTATCGTGGGCAACAAACAGAACTCCGGAAAG GTTGTAGTCCAAAGGTTGCCTCAAAGGAAGAAGTGA